In Candidatus Blochmannia vicinus, one DNA window encodes the following:
- the pssA gene encoding CDP-diacylglycerol--serine O-phosphatidyltransferase — MKFNILNKFDDHKKFLVELPKIVQRMDYFKILYSPKEFSNELLYAISRACHHICLVTLYLEGDQGGKRIFDALFRVKQIRPKIKIIILVDWHRAKRSRIGSTKKCTNVDWYIDLINKYPNTEIAIYGIPINISEVLGVLHLKGFIIDDQILYSGASLSDEYLHVSTKYRYDRYHIIRNRQLSNIMLDYINKELLSSRVISKLGCESSLSKLNRHRKNDIRLLRRSLRRGCYCYQGNATFNELAIAPLVGLGKNSELNQAIYHLICSSKSKIILCTPYFNMPNFLINTLIYLLHKGRNIEIIVGDKIANDFYIPSNKPFTLISVLPYLYELNLRYFLKKLQSYVDNKQLTVRMWREGNNGYHVKGIWVDDEWQLLTGNNLNPRSLRFDLENALLIHDPCKMLLNQNDKELKTIRVHTSSVMHYTSLQHISNYPVKVRQLLHKIRKLRFDRLISRIL, encoded by the coding sequence ATGAAATTCAATATTTTAAATAAGTTTGATGATCATAAAAAATTTCTTGTAGAGTTACCTAAAATTGTTCAGAGAATGGATTATTTTAAGATTTTGTATAGTCCTAAAGAGTTCAGTAATGAATTGTTGTATGCTATTTCTCGAGCATGTCATCATATTTGTTTGGTTACTCTTTATTTAGAAGGTGATCAAGGTGGTAAAAGGATTTTTGATGCTTTATTTCGAGTTAAACAAATTCGTCCAAAAATTAAAATTATAATTTTGGTGGATTGGCATCGTGCTAAGAGAAGTCGTATTGGTTCTACCAAAAAATGTACAAATGTTGATTGGTATATAGATCTTATAAATAAGTATCCTAATACTGAGATTGCAATATATGGAATACCAATTAATATAAGTGAAGTATTAGGGGTGCTTCATTTGAAGGGATTTATTATTGATGATCAAATATTGTATAGTGGAGCTAGTTTGAGTGATGAGTATTTGCATGTGAGTACTAAGTATCGATACGATCGATACCATATAATACGGAATCGTCAATTATCAAATATTATGTTAGATTATATTAATAAAGAATTATTGTCTTCAAGGGTAATTAGTAAATTAGGATGCGAAAGTTCTTTAAGTAAATTGAATAGGCATAGAAAAAATGATATTCGTTTATTGCGTCGTAGTTTACGAAGGGGTTGTTATTGTTATCAGGGTAATGCGACATTTAATGAATTAGCGATAGCTCCGTTAGTTGGTTTAGGTAAAAATAGTGAACTTAATCAAGCGATTTATCATTTAATTTGTTCATCAAAGAGTAAAATAATATTATGCACGCCATATTTTAATATGCCTAATTTTTTAATAAACACTTTAATTTATTTGTTACATAAAGGAAGAAATATAGAAATTATTGTAGGAGATAAAATTGCTAATGATTTTTATATTCCTTCTAATAAACCATTTACATTAATTAGTGTTTTACCGTATTTGTATGAATTAAATCTGCGTTATTTTTTAAAAAAATTGCAAAGCTATGTTGATAATAAACAATTAACGGTGCGAATGTGGAGAGAAGGTAATAATGGGTATCATGTTAAAGGAATTTGGGTGGATGATGAGTGGCAGTTACTTACTGGAAATAATCTAAATCCTAGATCTTTAAGGTTTGATTTGGAAAATGCTTTACTTATACATGATCCATGTAAAATGTTATTGAATCAAAATGATAAAGAATTGAAGACTATTCGTGTGCACACTAGTTCAGTTATGCATTATACGTCATTGCAGCACATATCCAATTATCCTGTAAAGGTAAGACA
- the smpB gene encoding SsrA-binding protein SmpB, translating into MTQLVLKKITQNKRAYYEYFIEKKIEAGIVLLGWEVKSARSNMVTINNSYISFDNKEAYIYNSIFQTNITQFYNEVYNSARIRKLLLKKNELLFLMETVKQRGYTIVVLDLYWRDSWIKISIGIAKGKKKYDKRNIIDAHKWKKEKVHILKYVK; encoded by the coding sequence ATGACGCAGTTAGTTTTAAAAAAAATTACTCAAAATAAACGTGCATATTATGAATATTTTATTGAAAAAAAAATTGAAGCTGGAATTGTATTATTAGGGTGGGAAGTAAAATCTGCACGTTCTAATATGGTAACTATTAATAATAGTTATATATCTTTTGATAATAAAGAAGCATATATTTATAATTCTATATTCCAGACAAATATAACTCAATTTTATAATGAAGTATATAATTCAGCTCGCATACGTAAGTTATTATTAAAAAAAAATGAATTACTATTTTTGATGGAAACGGTTAAACAAAGAGGTTATACCATAGTTGTGTTAGATTTGTATTGGCGGGATTCTTGGATTAAAATAAGCATCGGGATTGCCAAAGGTAAGAAAAAATATGATAAAAGAAATATAATAGATGCGCATAAATGGAAGAAAGAAAAAGTACATATTTTAAAGTATGTAAAATAA
- a CDS encoding multidrug efflux SMR transporter → MDYLYLFVAILSEVVATASLKASEGFSKLYPSIVVVIGYLLSFILLSLVLQTIPMGIAYSCWAGLGIIFITVVGYLFYDQKLDGLAIIGITFIIIGVVLINVFSRTVKH, encoded by the coding sequence ATGGATTATTTATATTTATTTGTTGCTATTCTTTCAGAAGTTGTTGCTACTGCTTCTTTAAAAGCGTCTGAAGGGTTTAGTAAATTGTATCCTTCTATTGTGGTAGTGATTGGTTATTTACTTTCTTTTATATTGTTATCTTTGGTGTTACAAACAATACCGATGGGTATTGCATATTCTTGTTGGGCTGGTCTTGGGATTATATTTATTACTGTAGTAGGATATTTATTTTATGATCAAAAGTTAGATGGTTTAGCTATTATTGGTATTACTTTTATTATTATTGGTGTCGTATTAATTAATGTATTTTCTAGAACAGTAAAGCATTAA